One window of the Flexibacter flexilis DSM 6793 genome contains the following:
- a CDS encoding PKD domain-containing protein codes for MTRILYFRLLVGLLAMLPFLGKAQQCSTASFSIDADTVCVNQPIPITNTSVGASSYEWDFCGNGGALSNPTGIAQFSLSPDNTYGHDLVFDGTIWHSFIANYDRNSITRLDYVNGLEQPPISTSFGLGLSSCYSIAVIKEDNGNWYGIVSAYDGGGNAFVRLNFGTSLTNTPVASPAESLPGLAGVRGLQIVKENGSYYLLTAGGGSQNLIVVNLGNSLANGITGASVVVSSLSGAAFSRFKVLQNCNKWVGIASTLGGQLYQINFGSSIFSQATFQEINKGSIAGNVLIDVTLFKRFNKFYAIVSSLGQGMYLLSFNDVFSLNPTVSPLPVLGSANTLLGFGIAESQGYTYFVSASSDAKLYRLRMGTLCTSATVSNPTTALPSVVYNAPGKYYFSLFTNGNSTARDSVVVTSSNIKYNIEGSCNNPTFVFTSNSCVGATPASYLWNFGDGNTATTANATHTYTTPDQYNVTFTVTDGNGVAYSRQRKIVYQAAAPVADFTYINPVCSGGENFFTDNSISPIDTVVTWQWDLGNGTTANTKNAAAIYTTPGTYDVKLKIVTGNGCISEVTKSVNVVLGPEVNFGYQSLCFGDTVAFTDSSFFPAGTAYLEGSRLWSFGDNTTDTTQNPKHKFTEIKTYTVSLRVSSTDGCISSFTRNVTILPLPTANFSAPTLIFPNMSVPFTDISTVAAGQTIVDWTWDFGDPSSGANNTSAFSNPVHIFSVADIFNVSLTITTNKGCKHTVTKQIDILKNCPETNFSLSTHTANTLANIGATNGSSAGASKFQWDLCAGDLSKMPLLEQSFTSSYFVRNVSVVADKNKCYLFAPFFTTATINNPWQRFDFGNSFANTATPVLLGNPASGTTPNALSAPVCVRVFRKDTALYGLAINSSTGNLVRLFFADSVNSDIVTASPLAVTGITKPENIEIVQDGDSLYAFITCNNVGQINNLLVRLSFGTSFLNTPTVTFLDNPVLQANNSGALYGMSVIRDCNTWYMVVVSNSGKIIRLNFGMSLNRNPSYQNVTTQWTAGLTEITATNQFVKLSLHREMGKIYAIGVTRIGTMAYFKFNSLMESPLSRQVWSGNIFSIADVDIRDAQFIKVGSQWHGFAALNNNSLGVLKWSFPNPCSTPQPIRHDAVINNFAYTQAGTYYISLESSDSRDWISSFADSVVVSSTTAGADIVYACPSVSMNTPANACANQDLLLTANTDTTNQIAWDMCAGDLSDNISFESSSILPNMVRARGISIVKDGSEYFGLVASTSEGMPIIFTRFGTNFDNGASSFIYPTQGAVLNCFDAKLVKENGKWIGFLSNAPVINASIASQLVRLNWNGESLSSNTPQFSMISGRGQLNMPDGIELAEENGQKYLLVVNNSASRTIAVYNFGNSYLNSPSVSSFVVDSAVSIQRISMIKDCNRWYALVSDQQGGAVVRLDFSKGLHQKPSFKRISIGTNKFPTGLKLWRDNGKYYAVVVSFSNDINNHFKISFGDKMANNAISVTDMGNNGGLANNMVGFDMLTTNSSETKLIGVSAAVPIFVYKFKFPNPCNVASPIVAGGDSANVIYTQNGNYNIAVTVTDTNGNSYSMSQPIQVKNPVTADFIQSGGFCNGQTVVFTHTSVVDPNTQGLTYSWNFDDPSSSANTATTQDASHIFAQAGTYNVTYNVGSGSGCNSLKQKTIKIYNPPQANFSFQNSSIGLCANDSIAFTDASTTDVGDQINVYQWVIKDASQAILFTSSRKNPKFLFTEVGSYTATLTVWANGGCENVVTKTVDVTNLGAAVSIGVSNDFCEGSSVHFTTNSNSANIIDVLWHLGDNQTSTELNPTITYSSAGQRQITLQVTNSVGCVSTVSQSITIYSRPEAVINTNTAACRNSPLILSATSSISEGLITNYDWSFGDGTPTQNAATVSHTYTNVGLYNVKLIITTQYGCKDTADIVISVAPSPTAAFSAQSICMGKPVTFTNQSSSIGGSLTYLWQFRNATNTADLGTSTLANPTFTFANAGVYPVILTVQDGQCSNTTSQNIVISGIPQASISIEEGCVGTPFTFHDNSTYPTPSDVPVAWFWTITQNSQIIQTMTTQNPQVLLPAGTGYSVQLKIFTEKGCEAASPIFSFPVAAPPVAAFNVLTTTFTGAPFNVSFQNTSSNAVNYLWDFGDGQTSTETSPTHTYAAEGLYMVTLKAIRNACSDTATHSAGVFVNITKGVKLSNLSVSGSGSLTIAARIQNESNVELNTLTMKAQTSDGLTIQETWTGSILPNAALVYTFGAKLNVRNNNVVPFVCAETQLPNPAQEITPDNNSACQVISNNSFLLAVSPVPANQTLNIRYLVAQADEVTIELIDMLGKRVFVEEKGTMAAGKYEQDIDLQQMTAGMYYLRLIVGKQKVGEKVSVQH; via the coding sequence ATGACTCGTATCCTCTACTTTCGTTTGTTAGTTGGTTTGCTTGCAATGCTTCCATTTTTGGGTAAGGCGCAACAATGCTCAACGGCTTCTTTTAGCATTGATGCTGACACTGTCTGCGTCAATCAACCCATTCCCATCACCAATACGTCGGTAGGGGCTTCGAGTTATGAGTGGGATTTTTGTGGTAATGGAGGAGCATTAAGTAACCCGACAGGAATAGCGCAGTTCTCATTGTCTCCTGATAATACTTATGGGCATGATTTGGTTTTTGATGGTACGATATGGCACTCATTTATAGCTAATTATGACCGTAACAGTATCACAAGGTTAGATTATGTGAATGGCTTAGAGCAGCCGCCGATTTCCACTTCTTTTGGTTTGGGACTGAGTAGTTGCTATTCTATCGCAGTCATAAAAGAAGATAATGGCAATTGGTACGGAATTGTGTCGGCGTATGACGGAGGAGGAAATGCCTTTGTTCGTTTGAACTTCGGGACATCGCTTACTAATACGCCTGTTGCATCGCCAGCAGAGTCGTTACCAGGTTTAGCAGGTGTTCGTGGGCTACAAATAGTGAAAGAAAATGGCTCTTATTATTTACTAACAGCAGGTGGAGGTTCTCAAAATCTTATTGTGGTTAATTTAGGTAATAGCTTGGCTAATGGCATTACGGGGGCAAGCGTTGTTGTTTCTTCGTTGTCAGGTGCTGCATTTTCTCGCTTTAAGGTACTTCAAAATTGTAATAAGTGGGTGGGAATTGCCAGTACGCTAGGCGGGCAACTGTACCAAATTAATTTTGGTAGTTCTATCTTTTCTCAGGCAACATTCCAAGAAATAAATAAAGGGTCTATTGCGGGTAATGTGTTGATTGATGTTACACTTTTCAAGCGTTTTAACAAGTTTTATGCCATAGTTAGCTCGTTGGGGCAGGGGATGTATTTACTTTCTTTTAATGATGTTTTTAGTCTTAATCCTACGGTTTCACCTCTTCCTGTCTTGGGTTCAGCAAATACTCTTTTAGGGTTTGGTATTGCAGAAAGTCAGGGTTATACATATTTTGTTAGTGCTTCTTCCGATGCTAAACTATATCGTTTGCGCATGGGAACTTTGTGTACAAGTGCTACGGTTTCTAATCCAACGACAGCTCTGCCGTCCGTTGTCTATAATGCGCCAGGAAAATATTATTTTTCTCTTTTCACTAATGGAAATAGCACCGCACGAGATTCTGTTGTGGTAACCTCTTCTAATATTAAATATAATATAGAAGGCTCGTGTAACAATCCTACCTTTGTGTTTACAAGTAATTCGTGTGTTGGTGCTACGCCAGCCTCCTATCTTTGGAATTTTGGTGATGGCAATACTGCTACAACCGCCAACGCAACACATACTTATACAACACCTGATCAGTATAATGTAACTTTTACGGTTACCGATGGCAATGGGGTGGCTTATTCACGTCAGCGAAAAATAGTCTATCAGGCTGCCGCACCTGTCGCAGATTTTACGTATATAAATCCTGTATGTTCGGGTGGCGAGAATTTTTTTACGGATAATTCTATATCTCCCATCGATACAGTAGTAACATGGCAATGGGATTTGGGTAATGGTACTACGGCTAATACTAAAAATGCAGCAGCAATTTATACTACTCCTGGTACTTACGATGTAAAACTTAAGATTGTTACGGGAAATGGTTGTATCAGTGAGGTTACTAAATCGGTCAATGTGGTGCTTGGGCCAGAAGTGAATTTTGGTTACCAAAGTCTTTGTTTTGGAGATACCGTGGCATTTACGGATAGCTCTTTTTTCCCTGCAGGGACAGCTTACTTGGAAGGAAGCAGGCTTTGGAGTTTTGGAGATAACACAACGGATACGACGCAAAATCCTAAGCATAAATTTACAGAGATAAAAACATATACGGTCTCCCTTAGAGTTTCCTCTACTGATGGATGTATTTCAAGTTTTACGCGAAATGTTACGATACTTCCCTTACCAACGGCCAATTTTAGTGCGCCAACACTTATTTTTCCGAATATGTCGGTGCCGTTTACGGATATAAGTACGGTAGCAGCTGGACAAACTATTGTTGATTGGACTTGGGATTTTGGCGACCCTTCTAGTGGAGCTAATAATACTTCTGCTTTTTCTAATCCTGTGCATATATTTAGCGTAGCAGATATTTTTAATGTTAGCCTTACGATTACAACAAACAAAGGTTGTAAGCATACGGTTACGAAGCAGATAGATATTTTAAAAAATTGCCCCGAAACCAATTTTAGTTTAAGTACACATACTGCCAACACATTAGCTAATATCGGAGCGACGAATGGAAGTTCGGCGGGGGCTAGCAAATTTCAGTGGGATTTATGTGCTGGTGATTTAAGCAAAATGCCATTGTTGGAACAGTCCTTTACGTCAAGTTATTTTGTTCGCAACGTCAGTGTAGTGGCAGATAAAAATAAGTGTTATTTGTTTGCCCCATTTTTTACCACGGCTACGATTAATAATCCGTGGCAACGTTTTGATTTTGGTAATTCGTTTGCCAATACTGCTACTCCTGTGCTTTTGGGTAATCCAGCAAGTGGCACTACGCCCAATGCTTTAAGTGCTCCTGTTTGTGTAAGAGTTTTTCGTAAGGATACCGCACTTTATGGTTTGGCCATTAATTCGTCCACAGGAAATTTAGTACGACTGTTTTTTGCTGATTCAGTGAACAGTGATATTGTTACAGCTAGTCCTTTAGCTGTAACTGGTATTACCAAACCTGAGAACATCGAAATTGTACAAGATGGAGATTCTTTGTATGCGTTTATTACTTGTAACAATGTAGGCCAAATCAATAATTTATTGGTTCGTTTGAGTTTTGGTACCTCGTTTCTGAATACGCCAACCGTTACATTTTTAGATAATCCCGTGTTGCAAGCCAATAACTCAGGGGCATTGTATGGTATGTCTGTTATTCGAGATTGTAATACTTGGTATATGGTAGTGGTGAGTAATAGTGGTAAAATTATTCGCCTTAATTTTGGGATGTCGCTCAATCGAAATCCTTCTTATCAAAATGTTACGACACAATGGACGGCTGGCCTCACAGAAATAACCGCCACTAATCAGTTCGTAAAACTTTCTTTGCACAGAGAAATGGGTAAAATCTATGCAATCGGAGTTACAAGGATAGGTACTATGGCTTATTTTAAGTTTAACTCATTGATGGAGAGTCCTTTGAGTAGGCAAGTTTGGAGTGGTAATATATTTTCTATTGCTGATGTAGATATTCGCGATGCTCAATTTATTAAGGTGGGTTCTCAATGGCATGGTTTTGCTGCTCTGAATAACAATAGTTTGGGTGTGCTTAAATGGTCTTTTCCTAATCCGTGTAGCACTCCGCAACCTATCCGCCATGATGCAGTGATCAACAACTTTGCCTACACACAGGCAGGAACTTATTATATTTCTTTGGAGTCGTCCGATTCGCGGGATTGGATAAGTTCTTTTGCCGATTCGGTGGTAGTATCTTCTACTACTGCAGGGGCTGATATTGTATATGCTTGTCCGTCTGTGTCTATGAATACGCCTGCTAATGCTTGCGCCAATCAAGACCTTCTGCTTACAGCCAATACAGATACAACCAATCAGATAGCTTGGGATATGTGTGCGGGAGATTTGAGTGATAATATTTCGTTTGAGTCATCTTCAATATTACCCAATATGGTAAGAGCTCGGGGAATAAGCATTGTAAAAGACGGTTCAGAATATTTTGGGCTGGTGGCTTCTACCAGTGAAGGAATGCCTATCATCTTCACTCGTTTTGGTACAAACTTTGACAATGGAGCAAGTTCGTTTATTTACCCGACCCAAGGTGCAGTTCTGAATTGCTTTGATGCTAAATTGGTGAAAGAGAATGGAAAGTGGATAGGTTTTTTGTCTAATGCCCCTGTTATAAATGCCTCAATTGCAAGCCAACTGGTTCGCCTTAATTGGAATGGAGAATCATTATCTAGCAACACGCCTCAGTTTTCGATGATTTCGGGTAGAGGCCAACTCAATATGCCTGATGGGATAGAGCTTGCAGAAGAAAATGGCCAGAAATATTTATTGGTGGTGAATAATAGTGCCTCTCGTACCATAGCGGTTTATAATTTTGGCAATTCGTATCTTAATAGTCCTTCAGTTTCTTCTTTTGTTGTAGATTCTGCGGTGTCTATTCAGCGTATTTCTATGATAAAAGACTGTAATCGCTGGTATGCATTGGTATCTGACCAGCAAGGAGGGGCGGTCGTAAGATTAGATTTCAGTAAAGGATTGCATCAAAAACCATCTTTTAAACGTATCTCAATTGGCACGAATAAGTTTCCTACTGGCCTTAAGTTATGGCGTGATAATGGCAAATATTATGCTGTTGTGGTTTCTTTTTCCAATGATATAAATAATCACTTTAAGATTAGCTTCGGTGATAAGATGGCAAATAATGCGATTTCTGTTACGGACATGGGAAATAATGGTGGATTGGCAAATAATATGGTTGGTTTTGATATGCTGACAACCAATAGCTCAGAAACCAAACTTATTGGTGTTTCAGCTGCTGTGCCTATCTTTGTGTATAAGTTTAAGTTTCCTAATCCTTGTAACGTTGCCAGTCCAATTGTTGCAGGAGGGGATTCTGCTAATGTAATTTACACCCAAAATGGCAACTATAATATTGCCGTAACCGTTACGGATACCAATGGCAATAGTTATAGTATGTCTCAGCCCATACAAGTAAAAAACCCCGTTACGGCTGATTTTATACAATCGGGAGGGTTTTGTAATGGTCAGACAGTTGTGTTTACTCACACGTCTGTTGTAGATCCTAATACACAAGGACTTACCTACTCTTGGAACTTTGATGACCCAAGTTCTAGTGCTAATACCGCCACAACTCAGGATGCCAGCCACATATTTGCCCAAGCTGGCACTTATAACGTAACTTATAATGTTGGCTCTGGTTCAGGCTGTAATAGTCTCAAACAAAAAACTATTAAGATTTATAATCCTCCGCAAGCCAATTTTTCATTCCAAAACTCAAGTATTGGGCTTTGTGCCAATGATTCCATTGCTTTTACCGATGCAAGTACCACCGATGTTGGCGACCAAATCAATGTTTATCAATGGGTCATAAAAGATGCAAGCCAAGCGATCTTGTTCACGTCCTCCCGAAAGAATCCCAAATTCTTATTTACGGAAGTGGGTAGTTATACGGCAACCCTAACGGTTTGGGCAAATGGAGGCTGTGAAAATGTTGTAACCAAAACAGTAGATGTTACGAACTTGGGAGCCGCTGTTAGTATTGGGGTGAGTAATGATTTTTGCGAAGGATCGTCCGTGCATTTTACCACCAATAGCAATAGTGCTAACATTATAGATGTATTGTGGCATTTAGGCGATAACCAAACTTCTACCGAACTGAACCCTACTATAACTTATAGCAGTGCTGGGCAGCGTCAAATCACATTACAGGTAACCAATTCTGTTGGTTGTGTTAGTACTGTATCACAATCTATTACTATTTATTCACGCCCAGAAGCAGTTATCAACACCAACACAGCCGCTTGCCGTAATAGCCCACTGATTTTAAGCGCGACATCATCTATTTCGGAAGGTCTGATTACTAACTACGATTGGAGCTTTGGAGACGGCACGCCGACTCAAAATGCAGCAACCGTTTCGCATACTTATACTAATGTGGGGCTTTATAATGTAAAACTTATCATCACGACACAATATGGCTGTAAAGATACCGCTGATATTGTCATTTCGGTTGCACCATCGCCAACGGCTGCATTTTCGGCTCAGAGCATTTGTATGGGCAAACCAGTTACTTTTACCAATCAAAGTAGCAGTATTGGCGGTAGCCTCACGTATTTATGGCAGTTCCGCAATGCAACCAATACCGCCGATTTGGGAACTTCTACACTTGCCAATCCAACATTTACCTTCGCAAACGCTGGGGTTTATCCTGTGATCCTTACAGTACAAGACGGACAATGCTCTAACACAACTTCTCAAAATATCGTGATTTCGGGCATACCACAGGCCAGTATTTCCATCGAAGAAGGCTGTGTGGGCACGCCGTTTACTTTCCATGACAATAGCACTTATCCAACCCCTTCGGATGTGCCTGTGGCTTGGTTCTGGACTATTACCCAAAACAGCCAAATCATTCAGACCATGACCACCCAAAACCCGCAAGTATTGTTGCCTGCCGGTACGGGTTATAGTGTACAACTCAAAATTTTCACCGAAAAAGGTTGCGAAGCGGCTTCTCCGATTTTCTCGTTCCCAGTAGCTGCGCCGCCAGTGGCTGCCTTTAATGTCCTAACTACTACGTTTACGGGTGCACCGTTTAATGTCAGTTTCCAAAATACGTCCAGCAATGCCGTTAATTATTTGTGGGATTTTGGCGACGGACAAACCAGCACCGAAACCAGCCCGACGCATACTTATGCCGCTGAAGGTTTGTATATGGTTACACTCAAAGCCATACGCAATGCTTGTAGCGATACGGCAACGCATTCGGCTGGGGTTTTTGTCAATATCACCAAAGGTGTAAAATTGTCGAATTTGTCGGTGTCGGGTAGTGGTTCACTGACCATCGCCGCCCGCATCCAAAACGAAAGTAATGTAGAGCTAAACACACTTACCATGAAGGCACAAACCAGCGACGGACTGACCATTCAGGAAACTTGGACGGGTAGTATTCTGCCAAATGCCGCGTTGGTTTATACGTTTGGGGCAAAACTTAATGTCCGTAACAATAATGTAGTGCCGTTTGTCTGTGCCGAAACGCAGCTACCAAATCCCGCACAAGAAATTACGCCAGATAATAACAGTGCTTGCCAAGTGATAAGTAACAATTCGTTTTTGTTGGCTGTTAGCCCTGTGCCCGCCAATCAAACATTGAACATTCGTTATTTGGTGGCGCAGGCCGACGAAGTAACGATTGAGCTAATAGATATGCTCGGCAAAAGGGTTTTTGTGGAAGAAAAAGGCACAATGGCCGCAGGCAAATACGAACAAGACATCGACTTGCAGCAAATGACGGCAGGAATGTATTATTTGCGCCTTATCGTCGGCAAACAAAAAGTTGGCGAAAAAGTCAGCGTGCAGCACTAA